In Naumovozyma castellii chromosome 1, complete genome, one DNA window encodes the following:
- the BUD17 gene encoding putative pyridoxal kinase BUD17 (ancestral locus Anc_6.334): MDYTSPIKCRKVLSIQSHVIHGYVGNKAATFPLQYRGWDVDVLNTVQFSNHPGYETFTGYKYDPKTLQDIVENGLVDSLHIDYDAVLTGYLPSVENLQNLAHIINKMKETNKHLKWILDPVLGDNGRLYVSGDNVPAYKTLLRENTIYLVTPNQFEMETLTEITISSLETLRRSFQEYHRLYPKTERIVVTSLELNSDDSTYIVACCDTTNKDDDIWFFEVPKIKAHFNGSGDLFAALLLDILVPSRSLEVNYPSNHIPLHEALGQTLWLVNEVLERTFELARPLLVNGENVDQEIPKIKDLRLIQCRALFALDCIPSLTPTRVPSTVV; encoded by the coding sequence ATGGATTACACTAGTCCAATAAAATGTAGGAAAGTGCTATCTATACAGTCACATGTGATTCATGGATATGTGGGAAATAAAGCTGCCACGTTCCCATTACAATATAGAGGATGGGATGTGGATGTCTTGAATACCGTTCAATTCTCTAATCACCCAGGGTATGAGACATTTACTGGTTATAAATACGACCCTAAGACCTTACAGGATATTGTAGAAAATGGGCTAGTGGATTCGTTACATATTGACTATGATGCTGTTCTTACTGGTTATCTGCCAAGCGTAGAGAACTTACAAAATTTAGCCCACATTATAAATAAGATGAAAGAAACCAATAAGCATCTAAAATGGATACTTGATCCAGTACTAGGTGATAATGGTAGATTGTACGTATCAGGAGATAATGTACCAGCCTACAAGACTTTATTGAGAGAGAACACCATCTACCTTGTTACCCcaaatcaatttgaaatggaaacatTGACTGAGATAACTATAAGTAGTCTCGAAACATTGAGAAGAAGCTTCCAAGAATACCACAGACTCTACCCCAAGACAGAGAGAATTGTAGTGACCAGCCTTGAATTGAATTCGGATGATAGTACTTACATAGTAGCGTGTTGTGATACGACaaataaagatgatgacATCTGGTTCTTTGAAgttccaaaaataaaagcaCATTTTAATGGAAGTGGTGACCTATTTGCTGCTCTATTATTAGATATTCTGGTACCGAGCAGAAGTCTTGAGGTTAACTACCCATCAAATCATATTCCACTGCATGAAGCACTTGGACAAACTTTATGGCTAGTTAATGAAGTTCTTGAACGAACTTTTGAGTTGGCTAGACCTTTATTAGTCAATGGGGAGAATGTTGATCAGGAAATCCCAAAAATCAAAGATTTACGTTTAATACAGTGCCGGGCATTATTTGCACTTGATTGCATACCGTCGTTGACACCTACTCGAGTACCTTCTACCGTTGTATAA
- the NCAS0A04510 gene encoding uncharacterized protein gives MESLRVAIIGANGKTGRLLLSQILKEQQKREGDKVWQNPVAIVHADEQARHLMDEYHVDSYVFDLEKASVDDLCSILRSTGVNACVFTAGVGTHGGIDQLFTVDLDGCIKVVEACEKVGVQRFIHVSAIRIEDREFWWNLEGLKSYFIAKRSADHFVKSSSLDFTILQPGWLHVGEGTGKVLPLDRINEKSSEGYSLKREDLASMIIQCLLHPEKTSRRTICLANGDQPIDKFMACL, from the coding sequence ATGGAATCATTAAGAGTTGCTATAATAGGGGCTAATGGTAAGACTGGCCGTCTTTTACTGAGCCAAATATTAAAAGAGCAACAGAAACGAGAAGGTGATAAAGTTTGGCAAAATCCCGTGGCCATTGTTCATGCGGATGAACAAGCACGTCATTTAATGGATGAGTATCATGTGGATTCATATGTGTTTGACTTGGAAAAAGCGAGCGTGGATGATCTATGTAGTATACTTCGGAGTACAGGAGTCAATGCGTGTGTTTTTACCGCTGGAGTTGGGACGCACGGTGGCATCGATCAATTGTTTACTGTGGATCTTGATGGATGTATTAAGGTTGTAGAGGCATGTGAAAAAGTGGGGgttcaaagatttattCATGTTTCAGCAATTAGGATTGAAGATAGAGAGTTCTGGTGGAATTTGGAAGGTTTAAAAAGTTATTTTATTGCTAAAAGATCGGCAGACCATTTTGTAAAAAGTTCTTCATTGGACTTTACAATTTTACAACCTGGTTGGTTACATGTTGGAGAAGGTACCGGAAAGGTTTTACCTTTGGACAGAATCAATGAGAAGAGCTCGGAGGGATATTCTCtaaaaagagaagatttAGCCAGTATGATTATTCAATGTTTATTACACCCAGAAAAGACATCCAGAAGAACCATTTGTTTAGCTAATGGAGATCAGCCCATTGATAAGTTTATGGCATGCTTATGA
- the ZNG1 gene encoding GTP-dependent zinc transferase (ancestral locus Anc_6.337) produces the protein MSALKDFSYKEEEDGVLPMLVTGEENNLNELLNQVKSDGGINLVSDAKVARSNKQTITNETDINNPNAGKKIPVTIITGYLGSGKSTLLEMIAKKGSDKKIAVILNEFGDSSEIEKAMTIRNGSDSYQEWLDLGNGCLCCSLKNIGVKAIEDMVERSPGKIDYILLETSGIADPAPIAKMFWQDDGLSSSVFVDGIITVLDCEHILTCLDDRSPDAHWHGDKVVSKDEDGILTIAHFQIAMADRIIMNKVDKIEGKKDHLKIIENLEKRIREINGIAPMYYTKFGDLPLDHLLDLHAYDSKNTLSEIQIMKSDRATLHDPRMNTVLLTFRPLRGEEEYKKLNESFLQVLLWKDFGVTNDWNNGADGHQKHKKNWEIQRTKGLLIIENPDHKSWEVKVIQGVRDTYDMFPGVDSSDLKECKLVFIGKYLDQKVIEKYLHSIIN, from the coding sequence ATGTCTGCTTTGAAGGATTTCAGCTATaaggaggaggaagatgGGGTATTACCCATGCTTGTTACGGGAGAAGAGAATAATTTGAACGAACTGTTGAATCAGGTGAAAAGTGATGGCGGAATCAATTTGGTGAGTGATGCAAAAGTTGCAAGGAGTAATAAGCAGACCATAACTAACGAAACTGATATTAATAATCCAAATGCAGGCAAAAAAATACCAGTAACTATTATTACAGGATATCTGGGTTCTGGAAAATCTACTCTTTTAGAAATGATTGCTAAGAAGGGATCTGACAAAAAAATTGCTGTTATTTTGAATGAATTCGGTGACTCTAGcgaaattgaaaaggcaATGACAATAAGGAATGGTTCAGACAGTTACCAGGAATGGTTGGATCTAGGTAATGGTTGTCTTTGTTGTTCTCTGAAGAATATTGGTGTGAAAGCCATTGAGGATATGGTGGAACGATCTCCTGGAAAAATTGACTATATCTTGTTAGAAACTTCTGGAATTGCTGACCCAGCACCTATCGCTAAAATGTTTTGGCAAGATGATGGGTTAAGTAGCAGTGTCTTTGTTGATGGTATTATTACAGTGCTGGATTGTGAACACATATTAACATGTTTGGATGATCGATCACCAGATGCCCATTGGCATGGAGATAAAGTAGTATctaaagatgaagatggtaTCTTGACAATAGCTCATTTCCAAATTGCCATGGCAGACAGAattataatgaataaaGTCGATAAGATTGAAGGTAAAAAGGATCATTTAAAAATCATCGAAAATTTGGAGAAGAGAATTCGTGAAATCAATGGAATTGCCCCAATGTATTATACCAAATTTGGTGATTTACCGTTGGATCATTTGTTAGATTTACATGCATATGATAGTAAAAACACTTTGTCCGAGATTCAGATCATGAAATCTGATAGAGCTACCTTACATGACCCCAGAATGAACACGGTTCTATTAACCTTCAGACCGCTTCgtggagaagaagaatacaaaaaattgaatgaatccTTTTTACAGGTGTTGCTGTGGAAGGATTTTGGTGTCACTAATGATTGGAATAATGGCGCAGATGGCCATCAAAAACATAAAAAAAACTGGGAAATTCAAAGGACTAAAGGTTTGCTTATCATTGAGAATCCAGATCATAAATCATGGGAGGTTAAAGTGATTCAAGGGGTTAGGGACACATATGATATGTTTCCAGGTGTTGACTCATCggatttgaaagaatgcAAATTAGTGTTTATCGGCAAATACTTAGACCAAAAAGTGATCGAAAAGTATCTGCACAgcattattaattga
- the HAP4 gene encoding transcription factor HAP4 (ancestral locus Anc_2.464), translating into MSAKNNQLKYSHNFTPLMPKTSSHSPSSLAANNENRKSAKNPSLIVRTSKHWVLPPRPKPNKRSNNSNSRSNSVSSTTSPITNHQISKPKNNANLRHNSSPLISSNVRQRLNIINRIFSSSTSSSIGSPSASASPAAISYLNFNDEINNKNNKNNKNANPPKSPFTSPLHHKVIDSATDANSIANILLYQDQQNEPLSPPSPLLLSPISSTTNSPAIFLNSKNSNSNVSMDSIRRHSAPLLQPSSTKSHQSKSKLNHIDEAKELEMYNLYMDWTDPNADIDTISLSNDTDDLTAVPSISMPYYNNRISISDDSVFDLNNSNNNHIHNDASSIDTGSTLINTNTYKEQQQFQQKQQMEMLDSYYCDLPPSLDELIDEQEETKNNAQLFKAFNDNNDNNNCNDNVNDNDLDFFTTTPAETAETDIY; encoded by the coding sequence ATGTCCGCTAAGAATAACCAATTGAAGTACTCTCATAACTTCACTCCGCTAATGCCCAAGACCTCCTCTCACTCGCCGAGCTCACTCGCCGCTAACAATGAAAACAGGAAATCCGCGAAAAATCCATCGCTCATAGTGAGAACTTCAAAACATTGGGTACTACCACCAAGACCAAAACCTAACAAGAGGTCAAATAACTCAAATTCAAGATCAAATTCAGTCTCCTCTACAACAAGTCCCATTAcaaatcatcaaatttcaaaaccAAAGAATAATGCCAATTTAAGACATAATAGTAGTCCTCTCATCTCATCAAACGTAAGACAAAGACTGAATATAATAAACAGAATTTTTTCATCctcaacttcttcatcaatagGTTCACCATCTGCATCTGCATCACCAGCAGCAATTTCATACttaaatttcaatgatgaaattaacaacaagaacaacaagaacaacaagaacGCAAACCCACCAAAATCTCCCTTCACTTCACCATTGCATCATAAGGTAATAGATTCCGCCACGGATGCTAACTCCATCGCAAATATACTGTTATATCAAGATCAACAAAATGAACCATTATCTCCACCATCACCACTATTATTATCACCCATTTCATCCACTACTAATTCTCCTGCtatattcttgaattccaaaaataGTAATTCAAACGTATCCATGGATAGCATAAGAAGACATTCCGCACCCTTATTACAACCATCATCTACTAAGTCACATCAAAGtaaatcaaaattgaatcaCATAGATGAGGCAAAGGAATTGGAAATGTATAATTTATACATGGACTGGACGGATCCTAACGCGGATATTGATACCATTTCCTTGAGTAATGATACGGATGATTTGACCGCAGTCCCCTCCATTTCAATGCCATACTATAACAATAGAATCTCCATTAGTGACGATTCCGTATTCGATTTGAACAActcaaataataatcatattCATAACGATGCATCATCCATTGACACGGGCTCCACTTTAATCAACACTAATACCTACaaggaacaacaacaattccaACAGAAGCAACAGATGGAAATGCTGGATAGTTATTATTGTGACCTCCCACCATCTTTGGATGAACTAATAGATGAACAAGAGGAAACGAAAAATAACGCTCAATTGTTTAAAGCCTTTAATGATAACAACGACAACAATAACTGTAACGATAATGTTAACGATAATGATCTTGACTTTTTTACGACGACTCCTGCTGAAACAGCAGAGACAGacatttattaa
- the ABF1 gene encoding DNA-binding protein ABF1 (ancestral locus Anc_2.460), with protein sequence MVKYYEYSHPIINESLQVRKARNRNESYRQARKFKTLEEWYNVLNDYEYQSRCPIVLKNSHRNKHYTFACQRKSCPFRIWIGYEYYFPAEENAHDPWAEYREATRLRTSLDDGGNGNDIEWGMEDAIDNAVASVRDPTKPEGSGDEDDMAEFSGKGFFVINKAVLKHNHSLSSNLSLSQLVLTKTVRILQHDMKFDQVLERLYQCDEDGSSLIDYKIPFYVENSGLLDVVKKRYGLSEFEIDKEFVKNISRRVTSYKTRFIAKKREEEEEMREQDKDFEGRLLNVPKKVRRKRIEVFRGEDKPTTKANIIQLSNTSVDDTTHEEMMITMRAKRHAETDQFESPVKRRHTTSSDSESNNSSYKDTNDSVRNEDDEHILPYSATLQLRVLTSGLNDIQSTNTNAEPNSSRIIP encoded by the coding sequence AACGAATCATATCGTCAAGCACGTAAATTTAAAACTTTAGAAGAATGGTACAATGTATTGAATGATTATGAATATCAATCCCGGTGTCCCATtgtattgaagaattcacATAGGAATAAACATTATACGTTTGCCTGTCAGAGGAAAAGTTGTCCCTTTAGAATATGGATTGGgtatgaatattattttcccGCTGAGGAAAATGCACATGATCCATGGGCGGAATATCGAGAGGCAACTAGGTTAAGGACGTCATTGGATGATGGGGGGAATGGTAATGATATTGAATGGGGGATGGAGGATGCTATTGATAACGCTGTTGCGTCTGTACGTGATCCGACTAAACCTGAAGGATCaggtgatgaagatgatatgGCAGAGTTTTCGGGTAAAGGGTTTTTCGTTATTAATAAGGCTGTTTTGAAACATAATCATTCTTTGAGTTCTAATTTAAGTTTGAGTCAATTGGTTTTGACGAAGACTGTGAGAATCTTACAACATGATATGAAATTTGATCAAGTATTGGAAAGATTGTACCAATGTGATGAGGATGGGAGTTCTTTAATAGATTATAAGATTCCCTTTTATGTAGAGAATTCTGGTTTGTTGGATGTTGTGAAGAAACGTTATGGATTATCTGAATTTGAGATagataaagaatttgttaaaaatattagtAGACGTGTCACGTCGTATAAGACACGGTTTATTGCCAAGAAGAgagaagaggaggaagagaTGAGGGAACAAGataaagattttgaagGTCGATTATTGAATGTTCCTAAGAAGGTGCGTCGTAAGAGAATTGAAGTGTTTCGTGGTGAAGATAAACCCACGACGAAGGCCAATATTATACAATTAAGTAACACATCTGTGGATGATACCACCCATGAAGAAATGATGATAACAATGAGGGCAAAACGTCATGCAGAGACGGATCAATTTGAGAGTCCAGTGAAGAGACGTCATACGACGAGCTCGGACTCGGAGAGTAATAATAGTTCGTACAAGGATACTAATGATAGTGTAAggaatgaagatgatgaacaTATTTTACCCTACAGTGCGACGCTACAACTTAGAGTCTTGACATCTGGGTTGAACGACATTCAATCGACAAACACTAATGCTGAACCCAACAGCAGCCGAATTATTCcgtga
- the MRPL50 gene encoding mitochondrial 54S ribosomal protein bL9m MRPL50 (ancestral locus Anc_6.321): MFQPTRICLSALSKRTKRVQVQVLKDFPMFNLYKGQVTKVKPSFMRNYLHNNNGAKYILDETSDVDPILLKQFQERKFTVNETSASNVKKQIPHAAKGTHPLTKEELQELGKIIDKKQMSVEAEKAKKENIGLDSDVTLENVKIPGLDL, from the coding sequence ATGTTTCAACCAACAAGAATATGTCTCAGTGCACTCTCAAAACGTACCAAGAGAGTTCAAGTTCAAGTTTTAAAGGATTTCCCCATGTTTAATCTATACAAGGGTCAAGTGACTAAAGTGAAACCTTCATTCATGCGAAACTATCTTCATAACAATAATGGTGCCAAGTATATTTTAGATGAGACTAGTGATGTGGATCCCATTTTATTAAAACAATTCCAAGAGAGGAAATTCACTGTGAACGAGACATCTGCAAGTAATGTTAAGAAACAGATACCGCACGCTGCGAAGGGAACTCACCCTTTAACGAAGGAGGAATTACAGGAATTAGGCAAGATTATAGACAAGAAACAGATGTCTGTTGAGGCGGAGAAGGCAAAGAAGGAGAATATTGGGTTGGATTCCGATGTAACTTTAGAGAATGTTAAGATTCCTGGGCTGGATCTGTAA
- the SLD2 gene encoding Sld2p (ancestral locus Anc_2.468) — protein sequence MSLPQLKIELKNWEHTFIKQNNRPPTKNDIKKNPHIKAMYKSYSQLKSSSSSSSSSSQPHETPQKTTTQDPDAGLVQLGPTPQIYGKAMSIFEMMVSPIKQTQPSDVATTPATDVTDVESPPREDHDQDQGPMMMQVPSLSPPIVRSKWGPNSPLKMNDIVKISINLNKRIERVNLTPNKMGVDANVESPSPIVKNLKFKQKSLKQLDKEYKDILKELKLDKPNDNNNDEDKETDVISGVAIRDIFNEDEEETTTTTRLTYGPKPKRRKIIRRLDVAENEQKVVPKNIHKELLKLKKRQVSALLTEDENHSKTSDLEDETTSEEEEKEDLPVKRQKKKRPKKYNLVSNNFRRLKLPRKNRRWPGRRR from the coding sequence ATGAGTCTCCCCCAATTGAAAATCGAATTGAAGAACTGGGAACATACTTTTATAAAGCAGAACAACAGACCGCCCACCAAGAATGACATCAAGAAAAATCCACATATTAAGGCCATGTACAAGTCTTACTCCCAATTAAAATCCTCCTCGtcctcctcatcatcatcctcacAACCACATGAGACACCACAGAAAACAACCACACAAGATCCAGATGCCGGGTTGGTTCAATTGGGCCCAACGCCGCAGATTTACGGAAAGGCAATGAGTATTTTCGAAATGATGGTCTCACCAATAAAGCAAACACAACCAAGTGATGTTGCTACGACCCCTGCAACAGATGTCACGGATGTGGAGTCCCCACCACGGGAGGACCATGATCAGGATCAGGGACCAATGATGATGCAGGTTCCTTCTTTGTCTCCTCCAATAGTGCGAAGTAAATGGGGGCCAAACTCACCGTTGAAGATGAATGATATTGTCAAAATTTCtattaatttgaataaacGAATAGAAAGAGTCAATTTGACACCTAATAAGATGGGGGTTGATGCGAATGTAGAGAGTCCATCGCCAATtgtgaagaatttgaaatttaaacagaaaagtttgaaacaattggataaagaatataaagaTATCTTGAAGGAATTAAAACTGGATAAACccaatgataataataacgaCGAGGATAAGGAAACTGATGTGATATCTGGGGTAGCTATTAGGGATATATTTAATGAGGACGAAGAGGAAACCACTACTACCACGAGACTTACTTATGGACCTAAACCCAAGAGGAGAAAGATAATACGAAGATTAGATGTTGCTGAGAATGAACAAAAAGTTGTTCCGAAAAATATACATAaggaattattgaaattaaagaaacgACAAGTGTCTGCGTTATTGACTGAAGATGAGAATCACTCCAAGACTAGTGATTTGGAGGATGAAACCAcatctgaagaagaggagaaaGAAGACCTACCTGTTAAGCGgcagaaaaagaagagaccaaagaaatataatcTGGTTAGCAACAACTTTagaagattgaaattaCCTCGTAAAAACCGTCGTTGGCCAGGTAGAAGGAGGTAG
- the SEC12 gene encoding Sar family guanine nucleotide exchange factor SEC12 (ancestral locus Anc_6.333), with product MKFETHLLNIDYPLYGAKFYDDNILIVAGGGGEGNHGIPNKISVLKVDFPHEHNAENDSKKGPIRIVTELKLKGEDDSPTALDITNKGTILLGCNENSEKIQSGKGNNNIRKFQLDVESPSLKFVESVDLDKFTSPDDYTKFVYTSTDGSIAAIASSTEPAVIRILNTDDLSEIYEIDSAHEVKDLHFSPNGKMVAIITDSTLEIISTVTGSSIMRKVNFDNGLHLSKIRFMDDDSLVVASSSHMKYSKGVVMTKLSLKSGDISILKSKLITTRVKGVTALDVDPKGQLAALAGNDNSITLINLRNLSVAKVFQHVHTFAITRITFSKNSKYVVSVSAGNTIHAVKIPEKLADSLTYSEFISKWVINFVMVVILSYLIQYGYQNNVPIRVYNCLKDLRINFNSSDGLDSFNDYFKQTTLIGNQSSLSTSSVTMHETFNSVIPEGTITSTIAEASVTQDLEPSMTNLPEQEYEELESTTEVNEPDSIVETTGPEPINEANEPEPIDEPEPVTETDETDSIIEANGSEAVDEINEPEVVVEPEVVVEVNEPEAVLDTNESAPVSSNHESENSDKIEDNMVANETTEVKVE from the coding sequence atgaAGTTTGAAACACATTTGCTTAATATTGACTACCCCTTATACGGTGCAAAATTCTATGACGACAACATTCTGATCGTTGCCGGTGGGGGAGGAGAAGGTAACCACGGTATTCCAAACAAAATCTCTGTTCTCAAAGTAGATTTCCCTCACGAGCACAATGCTGAAAATGATTCCAAAAAAGGGCCAATAAGAATTGTAACAGAGTTGAAATTAAAGGGAGAGGATGACTCACCCACTGCATTAGACATTACAAATAAGGGAACAATTCTTTTAGGTTGTAATGAAAATAGTGAAAAGATTCAATCTGGAAAGGGAAACAATAATATAAGGAAATTCCAATTGGATGTTGAATCTCCCTCTTTGAAGTTTGTCGAAAGCGTTGATTTAGATAAGTTTACTTCACCTGACGATTACACCAAATTTGTTTATACTTCAACCGATGGTTCTATCGCAGCGATTGCATCATCTACAGAGCCAGCTGTGATTAGAATATTAAACACAGATGATCTCAGTgaaatttatgaaattgattctgCCCATGAAGTGAAAGATTTACACTTTTCTCCAAATGGGAAAATGGTCGCCATTATTACAGATTCAACCttggaaattatttcaaCTGTCACTGGAAGTTCCATAATGAGGAAAGTGAATTTTGATAATGGATTACATTTATCCAAAATTAGGTTCATGGACGACGACTCCCTCGTCGTGGCCTCATCATCACATATGAAATATTCTAAAGGTGTTGTGATGACCAAACTTTCATTGAAAAGTGGGGATATTTCGATATTGAAGTCAAAATTGATAACCACACGAGTAAAGGGTGTTACTGCCTTGGATGTAGATCCAAAGGGCCAACTGGCTGCCTTAGCAGGAAATGATAACTCCATTAcattaattaatttgagaaatttaAGTGTAGCAAAGGTTTTCCAACATGTGCATACGTTCGCTATTACAAGAATTacattttccaagaattcaaagtatGTTGTGAGTGTCTCTGCTGGAAATACGATCCATGCAGTTAAAATTCCTGAAAAATTAGCTGATTCATTAACATATTCTGAatttatttccaaatggGTCATTAATTTCGTCATGGTGGTCATTCTGTCGTATTTAATACAATACGGCTATCAAAATAACGTTCCCATTAGAGTTTACAATTGTTTGAAGGATTTGCGTATTAACTTTAATAGCTCTGATGGATTAGattctttcaatgattATTTTAAGCAAACCACGCTTATAGGAAATCAATCCTCTCTTTCAACTTCTAGTGTAACTATGCATGAAACTTTCAACTCGGTTATTCCAGAAGGGACAATTACTTCCACAATCGCCGAGGCTTCAGTTACGCAAGATTTAGAGCCTTCTATGACAAACCTTCCTGAACAAGAGTACGAAGAGTTAGAGTCTACTACTGAAGTCAATGAGCCAGATTCTATTGTTGAAACCACTGGACCAGAACCTATTAATGAAGCAAATGAACCGGAACCTATTGATGAGCCGGAACCTGTAACTGAAACAGATGAAACAGATTCTATTATTGAGGCAAACGGGTCAGAAGCTGTTGATGAGATCAATGAACCAGAAGTTGTGGTTGAACCAgaagttgttgttgaagttAATGAGCCAGAAGCAGTCCTTGATACCAATGAATCAGCGCCTGTGAGTTCGAATCATGAATCTGAAAATTCGGATAAGATAGAAGACAATATGGTTGCGAATGAAACAACGGAGGTGAAGGTTGAGTAA
- the KTI12 gene encoding Kti12p (ancestral locus Anc_2.462) — MKEEKNVNHTTTGNLSTTPPTMPLILFTGYPSSGKTTMARRLADLLQQKIDSTPALTSKKFSIIYHSDESLGIEHNDYITSQDERKLRSKITSAVKRDLSKSNIVIVDSLNYIKGFRYQLHCEVKNLSTTFCLIQIMCPYETIQKWNKTWDPVLLKQLIQRYEEPNPQNRWDAPLFPILATTDSIDDHFNDICNAIFKTSTNSNGNKNIDPLGNSLNKPNSVTILKPASKANFIQILDSETAKVIKIIMNHLKQMDSMGSSLSAGNTRIIVSEGITDINDERCVYVDLPMSNVNLAKLQRFKRQFVALNKLRDMDQDRIVPLFADYLNRYLNE; from the coding sequence atgaaagaagaaaaaaatgtaaacCACACCACAACAGGCAATCTCAGCACGACACCACCAACCATGCCATTAATCTTATTCACTGGGTACCCCAGTAGTGGGAAAACTACCATGGCAAGAAGACTCGCCGACTTGCTACAACAAAAGATAGATTCCACTCCCGCATTAACctccaagaaattttccatcatTTACCATTCTGATGAATCGCTCGGCATCGAACATAACGATTACATTACTTCGCAGgatgaaagaaaattaagatCCAAGATCACCTCCGCTGTGAAGAGAGATCTATCGAAATCAAATATAGTCATCGTAGACTCATTGAATTATATCAAGGGGTTCCGCTATCAATTACATTGtgaagtgaaaaatttatcaacaaCTTTCTGTctcattcaaataatgtgTCCCTATGAAACCATCCAAAAATGGAATAAGACCTGGGACCCCGTACTATTGAAACAACTTATTCAAAGATATGAAGAACCAAATCCACAAAATAGATGGGATGCTCCATTGTTCCCCATCCTGGCAACAACAGATTCCATCGATGATCATTTCAATGATATTTGTAACGCCATCTTCAAGActtcaacaaattcaaacGGGAATAAGAATATTGACCCGCTGGGGAATTCACttaataaaccaaattCTGTCACCATCTTGAAACCTGCATCAAAGGCaaattttattcaaatattggaTTCAGAAACTGCTAAAGTGATCAAGATTATAATGAACCACTTGAAACAAATGGATTCCATGGGTTCTTCCCTCTCTGCCGGCAATACAAGAATAATAGTCTCTGAGGGAATCACCgatattaatgatgaaagaTGCGTTTATGTCGATTTACCAATGTCAAACGTTAATTTGGCTAAATTACAAAGGTTTAAGAGACAATTCGTAgcattgaataaattaagAGATATGGATCAAGATAGAATTGTACCATTATTTGCCGACTATCTAAATAGATATTTAAATGAATAG
- the MPP6 gene encoding Mpp6p (ancestral locus Anc_6.326), with product MSGVSGSLSSRVMNMKFMKFSRNNNNNDEENTSDSRESSINNNDETSNKNFRDNSEWKLEPNTTPIKGKKVIRIKKKNQLRSHPNVIQDVGITYIQSNLNNAIMGRQTIRDDKETENEKDNKENENENQEHTKRPRDDEPEDDYDLDKIFKESMSKNKHNNKKQKKNKYKNK from the coding sequence atgAGTGGAGTTAGTGGGTCTCTCTCCAGTCGTGTTATGAACATGAAGTTCATGAAGTTTTCAaggaataataataataatgatgaagaaaatactaGCGATAGCAGGGAGAGTagtattaataataatgacgAAACAAGTAATAAAAATTTCCGTGATAATTCAGAATGGAAACTAGAGCCTAACACAACACCTATCAAGGGGAAGAAAGTTATAAggataaagaaaaaaaatcaattgagAAGCCATCCCAATGTTATACAGGATGTGGGGATTACTTACATACAGAgtaatttgaataatgcAATTATGGGGAGACAAACTATTCGTGATGATAAAGAGACAGAGAATGAAAAGgacaacaaagaaaatgaaaatgagaaTCAAGAACACACTAAAAGACCTCGTGATGATGAACCTGAAGATGATTATGATTTGgataaaatctttaaagaaaGCATGAGTAAAAATAAGCATaacaacaagaaacaaaagaagaataagTACAAGAATAAATGA